Proteins encoded within one genomic window of Setaria italica strain Yugu1 chromosome IV, Setaria_italica_v2.0, whole genome shotgun sequence:
- the LOC101764730 gene encoding uncharacterized membrane protein At3g27390: MQVPVGFLGKLWSFVSFLPFFILLLLLGSVKAVLIGPVAAAIVFCGNSAVIIGLWPAHFVWTYYCVLKTERIGLVLKILIGILLPLPLLLLPVLAIVGSLLGGIGYGVFVPLLATFEAVGEGVTDKLAHCFMDGTASTISGACTVVRDVTDFCIHSYFSFMDDLVEKMGDDETPLDIKLSYLPRSTVVAFIAVPVDVLMISAVALWKSPCMLLKGWQRLCEDLVGREGPFLETVCVPFAGLAIILWPLAVIGGVIASFFSSFLFGFRAGLIAYQEASFQMGLAYMISAVAIFDEYTNDLLYLREGSCLPRPKYRKGDTQKCETGQNKERYNATAEPAERQHGYNKHRRVLHRSKTFMQTIQRLRPIQIWDWFFRSCELNGRILLSEGLITAGDMEEYITEGKGKKLSIKLPAWCILQCLIRSAKSDSPGLLISDDVEVTNFNWPKDKVFDWMLGPLLVIKEQMKKLDINEDEEMCLRKLIMTNKNEKPSDWDDSGFPSDDNIKRGQLQAIIRRLQGIMANMSRVPSFRRRFINLVKALYLEAIEAGAIDGSRDVKRRVKADVASGKSGEEGTPDVAGSSNDPLGNIDMV, encoded by the exons ATGCAGGTCCCCGTGGGCTTTCTCGGCAAGCTCTGGAGCTTCGTGTCCTTCCTGCCTTTCTTcatcctcctgctgctcctgggCTCCGTCAAAG CGGTCCTGATCGGTCCGGTTGCGGCCGCCATTGTTTTCTGTGGGAACTCTGCGGTAATTATTGGCTTGTGGCCTGCACATTTCGTCTGGACATACTACTGCGTGCTCAA AACCGAAAGGATTGGGCTAGTGTTGAAGATCCTTATCGGAATATTGTTGCCATTACCCCTACTCCTATTGCCAGTACTTGCTATTGTTGGGAGCCTGCTGGGTGGTATAGGCTATGGAGTTTTTGTTCCCCTTTTGGCAACCTTTGAGGCTGTTGGCGAGGGTGTCACGGACAAGCTGGCTCATTGTTTTATG GATGGAACTGCTAGTACAATATCTGGAGCTTGCACAGTCGTTCGCGATGTCACTGACTTCTGCATCCACTCTTACTTCTCCTTCATGGATGATCTCGTCGAGAAAATGGGGGATGATGAAACCCCTCTTGACATCAA GTTGTCTTATCTACCACGAAGCACGGTCGTTGCCTTTATTGCTGTTCCAGTAGATGTACTGATGATAAGTGCAGTGGCTTTGTGGAAAAGCCCATGTATGTTGTTGAAAGGATGGCAAAGGCTATGCGAGGATCTTGTTGGAAGGGAAGGACCATTTCTAGAAACTGTCTGTGTGCCTTTTGCTGGTTTGGCCATTATACTTTGGCCGCTTGCTGTGATTGGGGGAGTAATAGCTTCATTCTTCAGCAGCTTCTTGTTTGGTTTTCGTGCAGGACTGATTGCTTATCAG GAGGCTTCTTTCCAGATGGGACTGGCATACATGATTTCAGCAGTAGCAATTTTTGATGAATACACCAATGATTTGCTTTACCTAAGAGAAGGCTCATGTCTTCCGAG GCCCAAATACCGAAAAGGAGATACCCAGAAGTGTGAGACTGGCCAGAACAAGGAAAGGTACAACGCAACGGCTGAACCTGCAGAGAGGCAACATGGCTATAATAAGCATAGAAGGGTGTTGCACCGATCAAAGACGTTCATGCAAACCATCCAGCGACTAAGACCAATTCAG ATATGGGATTGGTTCTTCCGATCCTGTGAGCTCAATGGAAGGATATTACTGAGTGAGGGTCTGATCACTGCTGGAGATATGGAGGAATATATCACCGAAGGAAAAGGCAAGAAATTAAGCATCAAACTGCCTGCTTGGTGCATTCTTCAGTGCCTAATACGATCTGCAAAATCAGATTCACCCGGTTTGCTCATAT CTGATGATGTTGAAGTGACAAACTTCAACTGGCCTAAAGACAAAGTATTTGACTGGATGCTTGGACCACTTCTGGTCATCAAGGAACAAATGAAGAAACTAGATATCAATGAAGACGAGGAGATGTGCTTGAGGAAGCTCATCATGACGAACAAGAACGAGAAGCCATCCGACTGGGACGATTCAGGTTTCCCATCGGATGACAATATAAAGCGAGGTCAGCTGCAAGCAATAATCAGAAG GTTGCAAGGGATCATGGCAAACATGTCCCGAGTACCAAGTTTCAGGAGGCGGTTCATCAATCTGGTCAAGGCGTTGTATCTGGAGGCGATCGAGGCTGGAGCCATCGATGGATCACGGGATGTGAAACGCAGAGTGAAGGCTGATGTTGCTTCTGGGAAGAGTGGGGAGGAAGGCACGCCAGATGTCGCTGGTTCGTCTAATGATCCGTTAGGGAACATTGACATGGTTTGA
- the LOC101764325 gene encoding 39S ribosomal protein L46, mitochondrial: MLSRSPATASLLLRSLLRQPRGFSSSAAAAPAAAKEGSDGKLVASVLFERLPVVIPKIHPVVYAFQEFSFRWRQQYRRQYPDDVLGKADARGKGDYQIDYVPAPRITEADKTNDRKSLQRALDNKLYLLLYGNAYGAPDGKPVWHFPEKVFENEETMRLCAESALKSVLGGLDNTYFVGNAPMAHMAVEQTDSNVSSFKRFFFKSQVVGTTKYHIGKCKDYAWVTKDELLEYFPENKDFFNKMIIHIR, from the exons ATGCTGTCCcgatcgccggcgacggcgagccttCTGCTCCGGTCGTTGCTCCGTCAGCCGCGAGGCTTCAGCTCCTCCGCGGccgctgcgccggcggcggcgaaggaagGGAGCGACGGCAAGCTCGTGGCGTCGGTGCTGTTCGAGCGCCTCCCCGTCGTCATCCCCAAGATCCACCCCGTCGTCTACGCCTTCCAAGAATTCTC GTTTCGGTGGAGGCAGCAGTACAGACGGCAGTACCCCGACGACGTCCTGGGCAAGGCCGACGCAAG GGGTAAGGGTGATTATCAGATTGATTATGTGCCTGCTCCAAGAATCACAGAGGCTGACAAAACAAACGACCGGAA GTCTTTACAACGAGCTCTTGATAATAAACTTTATCTCCTCCTGTATGGCAACGCTTATGGGGCTCCTGATGGAAAGCCTGTCTGGCATTTTCCAGAAAAAGTATTTGAAAATGAAGAAACTATGCGATTG TGTGCTGAGTCTGCATTAAAATCTGTTCTTGGGGGACTTGACAATACATACTTTGTTGGCAATGCTCCAATGGCTCATATGGCGGTTGAACAAACAGATTCAAATGTTTCATCATTCAAG CGTTTCTTTTTCAAGTCGCAAGTGGTCGGCACAACGAAATACCATATTGGAAAGTGCAAGGACTATGCGTGGGTAACCAAGGATGAGCTGCTGGAGTATTTTCCCGAGAACAAGGATTTCTTCAACAAGATGATCATCCACATAAGATAG